CGTCGCTCAGCTTTCCTGGAACTTATATCTGAAAATATCTTCCTCCGATCAAGGTAAGACATATATCTACAATCGACAGTGGTATCCAAAAGACGAAGTGTACAGGCTTGATTATTATGGATACAGTAATGCTGTAGTTGTAGATGTTGACAAGACCATGTTTCAGCCATATGTTGGTGATGTGGTTATTTTTAACACAAGAAATTATCATACTGTCGAGCCGATTGATGGTTATCGCGTGACATTCACATCTGCAATAGGTCTCCTCCCTAGTGGCGAGATTATCTTCTGGTCTTGAATATGAGGAAAAATCTGATATAGCAACCTAGGGGATGTTTGCAAACTTTAAACCATAGAAATTCCAGCCATTAAAATTTAATATTTTCCCCATCTTAAGGTACTTTGTTACACACCATAGTAGCTTGCCGAAGAATTAAATAGCACGATTAAAAGCTATCTTTCTAGAGATAGAAGCTATTGTTATAAAACTCCTAAATATTGATTTAGGTTATTTTTTAGCCATGCCTTTTATTAGCTAGGATACTGTTTTAGTTACTTCGACAGGCTACTATAGCTATATTCGTGAATAACAATATTTTAGACTTGTTTAAGCAGTCGAAGATTGGATATTTTCGATTTTAATAAATCGAATATAATTTTTATACTGATAGCTATACTAACTCCGGTTTTATTAATGAAGGTTTTTTTAAATCAAAGTTTTGCTGGACAAAGGTTTTAGTCCCAATATGCTTTAAAAATTTAATTTTAATTTCTCTATTGGGATTAAATATTAAATAAAATTTCTACACAAAGTTTCGGGCTTAGTGCAGAAATAAAAACTATTTATAAGGTTTTTATGATATTAAAAAATGCAAGATAAGCTAAATTATTTCATAGTTATAATAGAGCAAAATGAGGAATAAATAATGGTTTTAGCCGCTGTTATGACCGCTCCTAATCGTCCCATAGAAGTACAGGAGCTACCCCCTCCTGTACTTGAGCAAGATTAGAGGCTTATTGTCCCAAAAGGTAGTAAAAGCTAATCAGATCATAGCTAGTGATCCCCTTGAAAGTCCTCGTATCAAAATGCAAGATATGTACAATGTGCATACTACAAGTAACAATGTAGAGGCTGTTCAAGGTGCATCTATTGTAGTGCTCGGTGTAAAACCACAAGTTTTGGGCATGGTATCATCTGTTTTAAAAAGTCAAATTCATCCTACCGCTTTAGTACTCAGTATTGTGGCTGGGGCTAGTGTCAGCTTTCTTCAAAAAGCTTTAAACCATGCACGCATCGTGCGAGCTATACCTAATTTACCAGCTCAGGTTGGCATGGGTACTACGGTCTGGATGGCAATCCCTGAGGTGACTGATGAAGAAAGAATCAAGGTAAAAGCTATTTTACAATCATTGGGTGAGGAAATAGCAGTACAAAGTGAGAATTATATAAACATGGCCACAGGATTAAGTGGTGCTGGTCCTGGATTTGTTTTTCTTTTCATCGAAGCCATGATCGATGCTGGGGTAAAGATCGGCTTCAGTCGTGTAGAAGCTCAAAAACTGACTTTGCAAACCATTGCTGGTAGTGTGGAACTGATGCACCAAAGTAGTGAACACCCAGCAGTACTACGGAATAAGGTGACAAGCCCTGGAGGAGCTACATCTGCGGGTATCTACGAGTTAGAAAAAAGGGGAATGCGAACTGCAATTTGCGATGCTGTATATGCAGCCTTTCAACGCACTCAAGAGTTAGCTGAACTGAATCAACTACCGGAGTTGGAGTGATAATTCCGTCAACGTAAGGTGCAGAATTTGTAGTAACCGGGTTGGAATGAGGATACGATGCTATTAGTGGGATAGTTTCGTAGAATCTACTCTCTACCCTTTTCAGCTGATCTCTATTGTGAAGAAGAGGCTATAGTGATCGCATCCGTTACCAGGGGCTTACACATAAAGATACGGGAGTAGCCGTCCTGCACCATTCGCCCTCTCTCCTCGTAGCCTATACGAGAATACAGAGCTATATTCTCAGTCATACACTCGTTAGTGTATAGGCTCACAGCACTAAACCCCTGCTTTATTGCTTCCGTTTCAGCAAAAGCTATGAGAGTGCGGCCTAGACCACAACCTTGCTGACGCGGGTGTACAGCGATATTGTCGAGGAGCAGGTGATCCTGTTTGGGGATCAGAACAAGCACGGCGGCGCAACCCTCTACGTCGTTCATAACCCAGACCTGATGCTGGGTGATTACTACCCTGTAATCTGTGAGCGTTGGAAATGGTGGCTTGTTCATCCTCTTTAGGTACTTGGCATAGGCAGCACACACGCACTCCTCAATGTCGAAAGCATCCGAAGGTTCAGCTTTACGAAACAGTTTTTCTGAGTTTGTTGAAATAAGTTTCATTCGCTTTTAGATTCTCTATTCCGGGACTTAAACAAAAAAGAAAATAAAAACACGGTACAATACTTTGCTAGCAGGCTAGCTCTTGATGGACAGAGTTCTCCATCTTTGTTAATTGGGTAGGGTGTCCTCTCTACACCGGAGTGTTTGGTGTCCCAGTTCAACTAAAATGGGGAGTTAAACCTTGACTGAATGGTTTCGGGGTATTCAGTACATTCACTCGTATCACCGTGTCAGCCTTTTCGATGACCTTTTCTTACGATGCCTCAACAAGGATTCATTTACATTCACCCATCCAATCTTTCCTTTGCCCGGTTACATTTTTAGGCTAAATGCTTCCTTGGGCAAAACTTTCCGCTTCACACATCACCGTTACCAGTGGTGCATGGGAAGGTTAGGAACAGTCCTGGACACTGGACTGGAGGAATCGGTTCCTCACTCATCTTTTGGAAGCTTTGTATATCGGGGCTTCCAGCCCTTCGTGCGCCATCGTGTCGCACCCAAAACGGGAAAATTGTACGATAAGGAATTAGTGTAAGCTTCAAAAGCTTTACAGAATAAGGCTTTAAGCGATTTAATTTTCACCAATTCATTCTTTCAGCTATCCGAGCCGTATTGAGAGCGGTTCCTTCTTCTTCAGATGGGTTTAGAGCCATGTTGACTACATATAAATTTATAAAACTATTACTATTTTTATAGTATTCATTTTTAAATAAATTTGCATATAAAATCTTGATTAATTTTCAATTAAGTAGAACGAGGTGGAAAAACCAAACTGTGTAAAGATAAGTAAATACGTATAATGTGTCTACGAAGGTAACAGAGATATGGACAGCCGTTTAAGGGTCTTTCTGACCAGAGAACAAGATAAAACTCCAGCAATTCTCATAATGAGAATAATTATCAGTGTCATCGTCATCTATGCAAAATTTTCAGTTAAAGGTATGGTTTTTGTATCTCAATACTCGTAAGTGCAGGGGCTTTTTTGAATCAGCCAGGAATTTTTGATGAAATAGTGCAATACTTTCACTCAACCCTGAAAAATTTACCTGATAAACGAACAGGTAAAAACAAGTACTATCAGATGAGCGATGCAGCATTAAGCGCATTTTCAGTATTTTTTACTCAAAGTCCTTCATTTCTGGCTCATCAAAAGTCAATGGCGCAGAAAAAAGGGCATAACAATGCTCAAAGCTTATTTGGAGTACATCAGATTCCCACAGATAACCATATCAGAGACTTGCTGGATGATGTGGAACCATCTGTAGTATTTCCGGTGTTTTATGAGGTTTTTAGAGCATTAGAGCAAGGTAAACACCTGGAAGCGTTTCGCTCTTTGAAAAATAATTTATTGATAGCCCTGAATGGCAATACTGCTCGGATAAGCAGGGGAGGCAAAACTCCTCCCCTGCCTCCATTTCTCCCCCTATTCCCCCTGCTTGCCTCAACCAAGAAATTCCTTAACCGAGCAGTATTGCCCTGGATGGGACAGAATATTTTTCCTCCAATCAGATTCACTCTTCTTCATTGTTCGAGCAGAACTTTTAGAAATGGAACAACTCAGTATTTTCATACAGTGGTAACACCAGTAATTGTTAGTCCTGGTAATTCCAAAGTAATCCCCTTGATACCAGAATTTGTTGTGCCTCAAGATGGACACCAAAAGCAAGATTGTGAAAATGCGGCGGCAAAGCGTTGGATTGAGAAATATGGTTTACAGTATGCATCTCTTGGTATTACCATCTTAGGGGATGATCTTTATTGTCATCAACCTTTATGTGAATTGCTTTTGATAAAGCAGTTAAATTTTGTTCTGGTGTGTCAGCCATTCATCACATAAAACACTTTATGAGTGGTTAGAAGGAATGCCTCTGGATACATTAAGTATTAAACGGTGGAAAGGTAAAGTTTATGAAATTTATAACTATCGTTATGTGAATCAAGTTCCCTTGCGGGATGGTGAAGATGCCTTATTAGTTAACTGGTGTGAATTAACTATTACTCGCTATGATGGCACTCTAATTTACAAAAATAACTTTGCCACAAATCATCAGATTACTGATATTAACGTCGAAGCAATTGTATCGGCTGGTCGCACCAGATGGAAGGTGGAAAATGAAAATAACAATTCACTTAAGACCAAGGGTTATAACTTTCTTGTCTGGGTTTGAGAATATTTCATCAACAATTGGTCTAAGCTCAGGGTGCAAACAAGTTTCGGCAATGTAAAACCCTGAATACTTGCTGATATCATTCTCAAATTCCCGATCAACTAGTCTTTCTGAATCACAACTAACCGACTTTCGTAAGCTCGCAAAAATTAAGTCTTCGTATAACTTCTGCTGCGATGCTGGCGTTGCTGCAAGAATTTTAAATGCAGACCCACGCATCCCCTGAATTCCAATCAAAGCACAGGTACAATCGAGGGATGCCGCCCACATTGCTAGAAATTTCCGATAGTTGGTATAAAGCATTAATGCTTCCTGGTAGTCAGGAGCTTTAATTTTGAGTAGATGCTTTACTGGGTTGGGTTTAATTTCCCATCCAGGCTTGCATAGTAAAGTCCACAACGTTGAGGAATCTTCAATGGCATCCATGCATTTATCCCCTCAGCAAATTAATGACAATTATTTGTCTGTCCGTTCTTGTCAAACCTCATGCGGGATATCAAATCCTTAAGATGGGCTGGGTCTACACCAAACCTATGAGCAATGTCATACTCCTCATCTTCAGTTGGCGGTGCATTTAGTGTAAGTAAATGCTCCAAAAAAGGTTGCGACCCCCCTAAAGGCAAACCATCATCCGTAAAAGGTAATCTATGTTCGTGCATTGACTGCTCAAACACCGCAGGGCGGGTATTTTGTAGCCACGCTACAACCTCACCAGGTTTTGGCGGATCTATCCCCAGTCGATCGCATTCTTCTAATAACTCGTTTGATAATTGCAATTCTACTGCCGAGACGCTGTGCAAACGCACCACCAAATCCTGCAACCACTCTTGTAGCTTTCCTGTCTCTGGCAGTTGCCAACCCATCGTCTGACAAGCAGCTACAAACTCTTGTCCAATAACAGCTTCCCTATGCAAATTTTTCAGAAATGCAGCATACTCGTCTTCCGATAAGACATTAAGCTGCTGCTGAAAAAACTTTTGAATTTCTCGACTTAAGCGAAATATACGTGATGCCTGAAAATCATTGTCTTTCTTGATACCCTCAATATCACCCAAGCCAAGGGAGAGATTATCTACAAACCAAACCCCTACCTGGCCCACTTCTGGTACTGATAAACCCAAGGATTCGCACGCAAATATCAGTTCTATGCCCAAAGAGGTATAACCAGAAAACATCTGCTCCAAACTACCCGGTTGAGGAACCGGCTTACCACTTTTTTGAGCTAGGTCAACTAAATCTAAACCCAAATCAACTAAACGCCTTAAAGCTTTCGCCAAAGTGCCACCCAATATCGGCAGTAAATCATCTACCTTTTGCCGCACACCGGGCGCAAGGGTAAAAGATACTCGGTCAGTATCCCCTCCAGAAAAGCGTTCGCGCTGATTTGACACACGTTTTTTGAACTTGGTTTATCGAGATTTCTCTTCAGTTTATAGAAACAACAGGGGTTTTAGTTACAAACCTTAAGTTTTATATCAAAACCTGTATCGCTAGAACAAATAAACACCTCACTATCAATAAACCTTGTAATTTTAGTGATGCACTATCTTTTATTAGTGCATCACTAAATGTTAAATAATATTAACTTAATGCATCACTAACTCTGCAAATCGGTAAACTTTACCTAAAAAGCACAAAAGAAGGGCTTGAGATAAATCGAGCTAACTCGGTAAAAATCGTGCAAGAGCTAACAAAGATGCAAAAGAACTACAAAATACTAGAAGTACTACCAAAACAAGGACTAGAACCAAGGCAATTTCTACGCCACTGTTTTGATATCGCCGAACTCACTCCCAGAGAACTGCTGGAAGAAGAAACCGACTCACAATACCGCAAAAAATGTATCACTGTACTATGTGCAGTCTTAGGTGTACAAAGACCAACAGTTCGCAAGTGGGGAAGCGATCTCAATTTTGATGGGATACCCAACTACTGCAAATTTGCACTTGCTTACATTCACGCTGCCGAAATTGCGCCAAAGCAGCTAAAGAGCATTTTGAGAGGAGAATATAGCGCACCAGAAGTAGATGCTCAAACCTTTCTAGAAAAAATACTCCTCGAAGGGTTAAGCGAACAACAAGTACTGCAAACAGTTTCCCACGCCAATTTTCGCGCAACTTGTGTCAAAACTCTTACCCAAGTATTACATATTGGCACCAAGTCAGTCCAAGATTGGGGTCAGGATATGTCGTTTCACAAAATGCCCAAAATTCACAAACACACCTTGGGCTATGCCTTGGCTGCTATTTCTAAATCATCATCAAAAAACTTGCAGAAAGCAGCTTGACTTATTTAACTAGTCGAATTAGCAAACTTGGTCTTAAAGATAAGACCGCGCATATTAGCGCGTATACAACATCATGACTACAACAACTTTTGCAAATAATTTATACATCGAGCAGCATCAGGTAGACTCCAATCCTACCACCCACATAGAGCAAAGTACCCTAGAGTACCTCCATACGGCTTTCCTACTCTACGAGTACAAGCAGACTTACACCAAAAAAGAGTATCGCGCACTGTTAGAAGAGTACGGCTGGGACAAGGGCAGTGCTGAGTCAAGGCGATCGCTCCGAATTGCCGAGAATTTTCAAGCATTTATCAGTTGCCCGGAACACTTAGCGGTTTTACCAATATCGCTACTACTTCGGTTATGTTCTGTGAAGTACAAAATCCTAATTGATGAATTGAAAGATATTCCTATTGGTGGATTGACTTGTGGATTAGTGTTAGAACTGATTGAGAAAAGAAGATTATTTCTCAAAGCCATGAATCAAGAAAAAAAAGATGGCAACTGGCGAGCAACACCAGATGGAAATAGATATTACACCTTCGGCAAAATTATGGAGGATGACCACCAAACAGGGGTGTTTACCGAGAAGTTAATAGAGGAATTCGGATTGTCACCGCAGCGAATTGTCAGAATGGCGATCGCTGACCTATATGAAAAGCATCAAGCTGAAATAGCCAAGAATGAAATCGGCTCTTTTGGAGAACTAATCCCTTGTGAACAACTCACTAACACCATAGAAGAATTGATTCCTGCCAACGATGAAAGTGTCATCAACCCAATAAACCTTGAGGTAATGCAGCGAGAACTTGAAACCTTGTGGCAAAGCGATACAGAAGAATATGACTGCGAAGAATACCTGGAAGAACCTGAAGAGTCGGACATTGACTTTGAAGAAGATGAGATTCAGGCAGTAGAAAGTAAATTGGCTGGGATGTTCGGTACAAATGAAGTTCCAGCAACTGATGCAGAAGTCCTCGCAGACATATTGCGGAAAGCTTCAGATTATTCTTCAGTGCGTCGGGGATTATGCCGATATCAACAAGCTAAGGAACAAGCTTGGAACCTCCTCTCGGATTCGGAAAGAAAATCTCTATGGCAGATGCTTCCAGAAGCAATCAAAAAGCTTAGTAATGCCAGGCGTGAAGGGTTGATTATCAATTTTTATGAGATTGAGTCAGGAGGAGTATATAAAGTCTTTACTACAGATTACCCACTAATAGAAGAAACAGTTAGTAATAGTCGGTTAGACAGATGGCTGGCAGATTTGAAAGTCAGGCAGAACTCCGATTGTAATTGATATGTGTTAAAAGCCAAGTGCAAGAAATAAACATTAATTAGAATCTCAATGAACTCAACAGCAGCAAACAAAAAAATAGCTGTTAGCCTATTCTCCGGGGTGGGTGGATTTGATTTGGGATTTAAAGCAGCAGGATTTGAAATTGCGATCGCCATTGATAACAATCCCATCGCCCTAGCAACATACCAACATAATTTCCCCCACGCCACAGTCTTGTGCAAAGACATTCGGGAGGTGACGGCGGAAGAAATACGCGCCTGTATTCAGACGAAGTATGTAGATTGGGACGGTGAAATTCATGCCGTTTTTGGTGGGCCACCATGCCAAGGATTTAGTGTTGCTGGACTGCAAAATGTTGAGGATGAGAGAAACTCGTTGGTAGGGGAGTTTGTTCGGCTGGTGTTGGAACTCAATCCCCTTGCGGCAATCATGGAGAATGTGCCGGGGATTGAAAATCAGAAGTTTGGCTGCATTACTGCTAACCTCCAAGCAGTGCTAGAAGAACATTATTTTCTCTCAAAGTGGAACCTCACCGCTTCAGATTACGGGGTTCCCCAGGCGAGAAAAAGGGTATTTTTTGTTGCATCTAAGTTTGGAGAAATTATACCGCCGGAGCATCAACCTCAACATACAGTTAGAGATGCGATCGCGGACTTGTTGCCAGTCCCCCTACTCCCCAAGCAAAACACTCAAGAATGGCATCCAGATTGGGTGAAGGGAGAATATGCTAAGTATCTTGAAAAAATATTCCCAAATCTTGGTATAGTAACCAACGTTGAGACGGGATTCGCAGCGACAACACATACACCAGAAGTAATTCAGCAATTCATCAACACTCCCCCAGGTGCAAGGGAAGCTAAATCCAAATCAAAGAAGCTGCAATGGGATGGATTCTGCGTGACGTTAAGAGCAGGGAGTGGCAACCGCACCGCATTACGTCCCCTCCATCCAGAACAGCCACGGGTTATATCTGTAAGAGAAGCTGCTCGTTTGCACAGTTATCCTGATTGGTTTAATTTCAGTGAGGCAATACTCCACGCCCAAAGAGAAATCGGAAATTCGGTACCCCCATTGCTTGCATATGCTGTGGGAATGCAAGTTAGGAAACATCTAGAATGCAATACCACTTATCAAATTAAGTGCCAAAATTGGCAAAACTGCCTATTTTTACCAATTTCTTGCAATTTTAAGAATATATTCGTTTTTGTCAATGAAATGCTGTCTTTAAGCGGGTTAAGCAAAATCAGCAAAGAGCGATCGCCGCCACGTCTGGCTAAAAGAAAGCAAAATTTGTTACTTGCCTGTAGGTCTGGTGAGATAATAAATGATTATTTTAACTGCGGATTCGGATTGTGTGCGTCACTCTGGGCAACAAGACCACTAAACAGGCGTACTCACACAGGAATTGATTGACGGATATGGGCTACTTCCCCAACAAATTCTCTGTGAAGCGATCGCTGACTATCACGCCAAAATCAAATCCCAAGAAAAAGAGCAGTCCCAGGAAGAGACTGCTGAATCTGAAGTGGTTGTGGTTGAGTCGAGGATGCTTCCACAAATGGAAACATCCCCAACAGAGAGCGAAAAAGCTATAGAAGTTAACTCTAGACTAAAACAAAACGAACAAACCAGCACTAGTAACGCTACAGAACGGCAGCCAGTTGGGGAAGAAGTCTCAATGCTGGCAGAAAAACTCAAATCCACCAGTTACTATCAAATTAGAAGTGCTATATACAGGCATCTGGCTGTTAAAGATGAAGCTTGGAAGCAGCTTTTGTGACTTGAACCATTAAATGAGCTTTTAGCTCAAGATATGCTTCGCAAAGTAGGTTTTCATTTTATGGTTCACTATATGATAACGAGTTTATTTTGATAATAATAATCACATGGGGGTTAGGAGGTTTTGTACGAGCGTAGCTCGTACAAAACCTCCTAGTTTGATTATCATTTTTATTTAATGAACCTA
This is a stretch of genomic DNA from Nostoc sp. KVJ3. It encodes these proteins:
- the proC gene encoding pyrroline-5-carboxylate reductase; translation: MSKIRGLLSQKVVKANQIIASDPLESPRIKMQDMYNVHTTSNNVEAVQGASIVVLGVKPQVLGMVSSVLKSQIHPTALVLSIVAGASVSFLQKALNHARIVRAIPNLPAQVGMGTTVWMAIPEVTDEERIKVKAILQSLGEEIAVQSENYINMATGLSGAGPGFVFLFIEAMIDAGVKIGFSRVEAQKLTLQTIAGSVELMHQSSEHPAVLRNKVTSPGGATSAGIYELEKRGMRTAICDAVYAAFQRTQELAELNQLPELE
- a CDS encoding GNAT family N-acetyltransferase; protein product: MKLISTNSEKLFRKAEPSDAFDIEECVCAAYAKYLKRMNKPPFPTLTDYRVVITQHQVWVMNDVEGCAAVLVLIPKQDHLLLDNIAVHPRQQGCGLGRTLIAFAETEAIKQGFSAVSLYTNECMTENIALYSRIGYEERGRMVQDGYSRIFMCKPLVTDAITIASSSQ
- a CDS encoding DNA cytosine methyltransferase produces the protein MNSTAANKKIAVSLFSGVGGFDLGFKAAGFEIAIAIDNNPIALATYQHNFPHATVLCKDIREVTAEEIRACIQTKYVDWDGEIHAVFGGPPCQGFSVAGLQNVEDERNSLVGEFVRLVLELNPLAAIMENVPGIENQKFGCITANLQAVLEEHYFLSKWNLTASDYGVPQARKRVFFVASKFGEIIPPEHQPQHTVRDAIADLLPVPLLPKQNTQEWHPDWVKGEYAKYLEKIFPNLGIVTNVETGFAATTHTPEVIQQFINTPPGAREAKSKSKKLQWDGFCVTLRAGSGNRTALRPLHPEQPRVISVREAARLHSYPDWFNFSEAILHAQREIGNSVPPLLAYAVGMQVRKHLECNTTYQIKCQNWQNCLFLPISCNFKNIFVFVNEMLSLSGLSKISKERSPPRLAKRKQNLLLACRSGEIINDYFNCGFGLCASLWATRPLNRRTHTGID